The following are encoded together in the Primulina tabacum isolate GXHZ01 chromosome 18, ASM2559414v2, whole genome shotgun sequence genome:
- the LOC142533727 gene encoding uncharacterized protein LOC142533727 — MANASTSIPPSTKGRWDHLSTYASRIFLFLIIFQVPLFRVQCRSGMCTTPLHVTSSQLVASEVFPLPVIKGLLYPGAIVNGLISNMTVPSWNNLLNFYNLTDIKEASAVTDLQRLEVLAGSYFSVAGSLIGVIKPGRMSMFGTLLVVWGLVKEGILGKQASTDPTKAVFVYPTMLIALVCAFLSVKYDLKKAVRSAPTRPVVKPLKSSSKSKLK; from the exons ATGGCGAATgcatcaacttcaattccaccATCGACCAAAGGAAGGTGGGATCACCTATCTACATACGCGTCGCGCATATTTCTCTTCCTCATCATTTTTCAGGTTCCGCTTTTCAG GGTTCAATGTAGATCTGGCATGTGTACAACGCCTCTTCATGTCACATCTTCACAGTTGGTGGCCAGCGAAGTCTTTCCACTTCCAGTGATAAAGGGCCTTCTTTATCCGGGAGCCATTGTAAATGGTCTCATCAGTAACATGACTGTGCCAAGCTGGAATAATCTGCTAAACTTCTATAACTTGACTGACATAAAGGAGGCCTCTGCAGTAACTGATCTACAGCGATTGGAG GTTCTTGCGGGAAGTTACTTCAGTGTGGCTGGTTCGCTGATTGGTGTTATAAAACCAGGAAGGATGAGCATGTTTGGAACACTTCTTGTTGTGTGGGGTCTTGTTAAGGAAGGGATTCTTGGAAAGCAAGCAAGCACGGATCCAACAAAGGCTGTATTTGTGTACCCAACAATGTTAATAGCTTTGGTTTGTGCTTTCTTGTCTGTGAAATATGATTTGAAGAAGGCAGTGAGAAGTGCCCCAACTCGACCTGTTGTTAAGCCTCTGAAGAGCTCTTCAAAATCCAAATTGAAATGA
- the LOC142533329 gene encoding ammonium transporter 2 member 5-like codes for MSSPLLPANLIPDEANPPWMNKGDNAWQLTAATLVGLQSVPGLIILYGGAVKKKWAVNSAFMALYAFACVLLCWVCWGYRLSFGDKLIPIWGKIDVTLSQHYLLGQAFSGKFPNATMVYFQFVFAAITLILIAGAVLGRMNFYAWMLFVPLWLTFSYTIGAYTIWSLDGWLAVAGMIDYSGGYVIHLSSGVAGFTAAYWVGPRLTKDRERFPPNNILLMLAGAGLLWMGWTGFNGGDPYAASIDASLAVINTHICAATSLLTWLMLDIVFFGKASVIGAVQGMITGLVCITPAAGVVHGWAAIIMGICSGSIPWFTMMVVHKKSVLLQKVDDTMAVFHTHAVAGCLGGILTGLFADPKLCNLFYTKYAKYVGLFYGFHNGDYHNGFRQIGLQLGGVVFVVGVNIVTTSLICLVVRLIVPLRMSEEDMEIGDEAAHGEEAYAIWGQGDRNENSRFSTYNDVEIGPSKARGQVEMT; via the exons atgTCTTCACCGCTTCTTCCTGCTAACTTAATCCCCGACGAGGCGAATCCGCCATGGATGAACAAAGGGGACAACGCGTGGCAGCTCACAGCCGCGACCCTAGTAGGGCTACAAAGTGTGCCGGGGCTTATAATCTTGTATGGTGGTGCTGTCAAGAAAAAATGGGCTGTGAACTCGGCTTTCATGGCTTTATACGCATTTGCTTGCGTTCTACTTTGTTGGGTTTGCTGGGGATACCGGCTTTCCTTCGGGGACAAGTTGATCCCTATCTGGGGTAAGATCGACGTGACCTTGTCTCAGCATTATCTTCTTGGACAGGCGTTTAGTGGGAAGTTCCCCAACGCCACCATGGTGTATTTTCAGTTCGTTTTCGCGGCTATAACGTTGATTCTGATAGCTGGTGCTGTGTTGGGGAGGATGAACTTTTACGCGTGGATGCTGTTCGTTCCTCTATGGCTAACGTTTTCTTACACGATTGGGGCGTATACGATTTGGTCTCTCGATGGTTGGCTGGCTGTTGCTGGGATGATAGATTACTCGGGTGGTTATGTTATTCATCTGTCTTCTGGTGTTGCTGGTTTCACTGCTGCATATTGG GTGGGTCCTCGTTTAACGAAAGACAGAGAAAGATTTCCTCCTAACAACATCCTCCTGATGCTAGCTGGGGCAGGCCTACTGTGGATGGGGTGGACAGGTTTCAACGGGGGAGACCCTTATGCGGCTAGCATTGATGCCTCCTTGGCTGTTATCAACACTCATATATGTGCTGCAACTAGTCTGCTGACTTGGCTCATGCTCGACATCGTATTCTTCGGCAAAGCATCCGTCATCGGTGCAGTTCAAGGCATGATCACTGGCTTGGTTTGCATCACCCCGGCTGCAG GAGTTGTGCATGGATGGGCGGCTATAATAATGGGAATATGCTCGGGCTCGATCCCTTGGTTCACCATGATGGTGGTTCACAAGAAATCCGTGCTCCTCCAGAAAGTCGACGACACCATGGCTGTGTTTCACACGCACGCGGTTGCGGGGTGTCTAGGAGGGATTCTTACCGGCCTCTTCGCCGACCCAAAACTATGCAATTTGTTCTATACAAAGTATGCCAAATATGTAGGCTTGTTCTATGGCTTTCACAATGGAGACTACCACAACGGATTTAGACAGATTGGACTTCAACTTGGCGGCGTGGTTTTCGTGGTCGGGGTTAATATCGTGACGACAAGCTTGATATGCTTGGTTGTGCGACTTATCGTGCCTTTGAGAATGAGCGAGGAGGATATGGAGATCGGGGACGAGGCTGCTCACGGTGAAGAGGCGTATGCCATATGGGGGCAGGGGGATAGGAATGAGAATTCACGATTTTCGACATATAACGACGTCGAAATCGGCCCGTCTAAGGCTAGAGGTCAGGTCGAGATGACTTGA
- the LOC142533370 gene encoding protein PEROXIN-4 — translation MQASRARLFKEYKEVQREKVADPDIQLVCDDTNIFRWTALIKGPSETPYEGGVFQLAFSVPEQYPLQPPQVRFLTKIFHPNVHFKTGEICLDILKNAWSPAWTLQSVCRAIIALMAHPEPDSPLNCDSGNLLRSGDIRGFQSMARMYTRLAAIPKKG, via the exons ATGCAG GCATCAAGGGCTAGGCTTTTTAAGGAGTATAAAGAAGTTCAGAGAGAGAAAGTAGCCGATCCTGACATTCAACTTGTTTGTGATGATACAAATATATTTAGGTGGACAGCTCTCATAAAG GGGCCGTCTGAGACACCATATGAAGGGGGAGTTTTCCAGCTTGCTTTTTCTGTCCCAGAGCAGTATCCCTTGCAGCCTCCTCAAGTGCGGTTCTTGACAAAAATATTTCATCCGAACGTACACTTCAAG ACGGGTGAGATTTGCCTCGACATTTTGAAAAACGCTTGGAGTCCGGCCTGGACACTGCAGTCTGTTTGTAGAGCTATAATTGCCCTGATGGCTCATCCAGAACCTGATAGCCCACTAAACTGTGATTCAG GCAATCTCCTGCGCTCCGGCGACATCAGAGGATTCCAGTCCATGGCCAGGATGTATACTAGACTTGCAGCCATTCCCAAGAAAGGGTAA
- the LOC142532991 gene encoding LOW QUALITY PROTEIN: cellulose synthase A catalytic subunit 1 [UDP-forming]-like (The sequence of the model RefSeq protein was modified relative to this genomic sequence to represent the inferred CDS: deleted 1 base in 1 codon), whose amino-acid sequence MEASAGMVAGSHKRNELVRIRHDSDSGAKPLKNLNGQICQICGDTVGLTANGDVFVACNECGFPVCRACYEYERKDGNQSCPQCKTRYKRLKGSPRVDGDDDEDEDEDDLENEFLYSQGKEKARSQWQGDDADLSASSRREAHQPIRLLTNGQPVSGEIPPSMLDTQSVRSTSGPLGPGDRVHSLPYVDPQQPVPVRIVDPSKDLNSYGLGNVDWKERVEGWKLKQDKNMGQMANRYSEGKGDIEGTGSNGEELQMADDGRQPMSRIVPISSSHLTPYRVIIILRLIILGFFLQYRCTHPVKDAYPLWLTSVICEVWFAFSWLLDQFPKWYPINRETYLERLAVRYDREGEPSQLAPIDIFVSTVDPMKEPPLITANTVLSILSVDYPVDKVSCYVSDDGASMLTFEALSETAEFARKWVPFCKKHNIEPRAPEFYFAQKIDYLKDKIQPSFVKERRSMKREYEEFKVRINALVAKAQKMPEEGWTMQDGTSWPGNNTRDHPGMIQVFLGHSGGLDTDGNELPRLVYVSREKRPGFQHHKKAGAMNALIRVSAVLTNGAYLLNVDCDHYFNNSKALKEAMCFMMDPAYGKKTCYVQFPQRFDGIDLHDRYANRNIVFFDINLKGLDGLQGPVYVGTGCCFNRQALYGYDPVLTEEDLQPNIIVRSCCGSRKKGRRANKKYIDKNRAVKRTESTIPIFNVEDMEDGVEGYDDEKSLLMSQKSLEKRFGQSPVFIAATFMEQGGIPPSTNPATLLKEAIHVISCGYEDKTEWGKEIGWIYGSVTEDILTGFKMHARGWISIYCMPPRPAFKGSAPINLSDRLNQVLRWALGSIEILLSRHCPIWYGYTGKLQLLERLAYINTIVYPLTSIPLIAYCILPAICLLTNKFIIPEISNFASMWFILLFVSIFATGILEMRWGGVTVEDWWRNEQFWVIGGTSAHLFAVFQGLLKVLAGIDTNFTVTSKASDEDGDFSELYVFKWTSLIIPPTTVLIVNLVGIVAGVSYAINSGYQSWGPLFGKLFFAIWVIVHLYPFLKGLLGRQNRTPTIVIVWSILLASIFSLLWVRIDPFTSEATKRAAQGQCGINC is encoded by the exons ATGGAGGCGAGTGCTGGAATGGTGGCTGGATCTCACAAAAGGAACGAGCTTGTTAGAATTCGCCATGATTCTGACAGTGGG GCAAAGCCCCTGAAGAATTTGAATGGCCAGATATGCCAGATTTGTGGAGATACTGTTGGACTGACTGCCAATGGAGATGTTTTTGTTGCTTGCAATGAATGTGGATTTCCAGTCTGCAGAGCTTGTTATGAATATGAACGAAAAGATGGAAACCAGTCATGCCCCCAGTGCAAGACTAGGTACAAGAGACTCAAAG GGAGTCCTCGAGTTGAcggtgatgatgatgaggacGAGGATGAGGATGATTTGGAAAACGAATTTCTTTACTCTCAAGGGAAAGAA AAGGCTAGATCTCAGTGGCAGGGAGATGATGCCGATTTATCTGCATCTTCCAGGCGTGAGGCTCATCAACCAATTCGTCTTCTTACCAATGGACAACCA GTCTCTGGTGAGATTCCCCCGTCTATGCTTGACACTCAATCTGTAAGAAGTACATCTGGACCTTTGGGCCCTGGAGACCGTGTTCACTCCCTTCCATATGTTGACCCCCAGCAACCAG TTCCTGTAAGGATTGTCGACCCTTCAAAAGACTTGAATTCTTATGGACTTGGGAATGTTGACTGGAAGGAGAGAGTGGAAGGTTGGAAACTAAAGCAGGACAAAAATATGGGGCAAATGGCCAACCGATACAGTGAAGGGAAAGGAGATATTGAAGGCACTGGGTCAAATGGAGAAGAACTACAAAT GGCTGATGATGGTCGCCAACCTATGAGCCGTATCGTGCCCATTTCCTCTTCTCATCTCACTCCTTATCGAGTCATAATCATACTTCGATTAATCATCTTGGGCTTTTTCTTGCAATACCGTTGTACTCATCCAGTGAAGGATGCTTATCCTTTATGGTTGACATCAGTCATCTGTGAGGTATGGTTTGCGTTCTCGTGGCTTCTCGATCAGTTTCCAAAATGGTACCCCATTAACCGTGAGACTTATCTTGAAAGACTTGCAGTAAG ATATGATAGAGAGGGTGAGCCCTCCCAGTTAGCACCTATTGATATATTTGTGAGTACAGTGGATCCCATGAAGGAGCCTCCTCTTATTACTGCCAACACTGTGCTGTCCATCCTTTCTGTGGATTACCCTGTCGACAAAGTATCTTGTTATGTTTCTGATGATGGTGCATCTATGCTGACCTTTGAAGCGCTCTCTGAAACTGCGGAATTTGCCAGGAAATGGGTACCTTTCTGCAAGAAGCACAACATTGAACCCAGGGCCCCTGAATTTTATTTTGCTCAGAAGATTGATTACCTGAAGGACAAGATCCAGCCTTCTTTTGTTAAAGAGCGCAGATCAATGAAG AGGGAATACGAAGAATTCAAGGTACGCATCAATGCTCTTGTTGCCAAGGCTCAAAAAATGCCTGAAGAAGGATGGACAATGCAAGATGGAACTTCTTGGCCCGGAAATAACACTCGGGATCATCCGGGAATGATCCAG GTCTTTCTGGGACATAGTGGGGGCCTTGATACGGATGGAAATGAGCTTCCTCGGTTGGTTTATGTTTCTCGTGAGAAGCGTCCAGGATTTCAACATCACAAGAAAGCTGGAGCTATGAATGCTTTG ATCCGTGTCTCTGCTGTCCTCACAAATGGAGCATATCTTTTGAATGTCGATTGTGATCACTACTTCAATAACAGTAAAGCTCTTAAAGAAGCCATGTGTTTTATGATGGATCCTGCTTATGGAAAGAAGACTTGCTATGTGCAGTTTCCTCAGCGTTTTGATGGCATCGATTTGCACGATAGATATGCTAACCGCAATATTGTGTTTTTTGAT ATCAACTTGAAAGGGTTAGATGGCCTTCAAGGCCCTGTTTATGTGGGAACTGGATGTTGCTTTAATCGGCAAGCTCTGTATGGATACGATCCAGTCCTAACAGAAGAAGACCTGCAACCAAACATTATTGTTAGAAGCTGTTGTGGATCAAGGAAGAAGGGAAGGAGGGCTAATAAAAAGTACATTGATAAGAACCGAGCTGTAAAAAGAACTGAATCCACCATTCCTATCTTTAATGTGGAAGACATGGAAGATGGCGTGGAAG GATACGATGATGAGAAGTCGCTTCTTATGTCTCAGAAGAGCTTGGAGAAACGATTTGGTCAATCTCCTGTCTTCATTGCTGCAACCTTTATGGAACAGGGCGGCATTCCACCGTCAACAAATCCTGCCACTCTTTTAAAAGAAGCAATTCATGTTATTAGCTGTGGTTATGAAGATAAAACAGAATGGGGCAAAGAG ATTGGGTGGATTTACGGTTCTGTGACAGAAGATATTTTGACTGGTTTCAAAATGCACGCTCGAGGATGGATCTCAATTTATTGTATGCCTCCTCGTCCAGCATTCAAGGGGTCTGCTCCCATCAATCTGTCAGATCGTTTGAACCAGGTCCTTAGGTGGGCTCTCGGATCCATTGAAATTCTTCTGAGCAGGCATTGTCCCATATGGTATGGCTACACTGGGAAACTGCAGCTATTGGAGAGACTGGCTTATATTAACACCATTGTTTATCCGCTCACATCTATTCCATTGATCGCCTATTGCATTCTTCCTGCTATCTGTCTTCTCACTAACAAATTTATCATTCCAGAG ATAAGCAATTTTGCCAGCATGTGGTTCATTCTTCTCTTCGTCTCCATTTTTGCTACTGGCATACTTGAAATGAGGTGGGGTGGCGTTACTGTTGAGGACTGGTGGAGGAACGAACAATTTTGGGTCATTGGTGGAACATCAGCCCATCTCTTTGCTGTCTTCCAAGGTCTCTTAAAAGTCCTTGCAGGAATTGATACCAATTTCACTGTCACTTCAAAAGCATCTGATGAAGATGGAGATTTTTCCGAGCTTTATGTGTTCAAATGGACATCCCTCATTATACCTCCCACCACTGTCCTTATCGTAAATTTGGTCGGAATTGTGGCTGGTGTTTCATATGCTATCAACAGTGGATATCAGTCATGGGGTCCCCTTTTCGGGAAATTATTCTTTGCTATCTGGGTTATTGTCCACTTGTATCCTTTCCTGAAAGGTTTGTTAGGCCGGCAAAACCGTACGCCTACAATTGTCATCGTTTGGTCTATTCTACTTGCATCAATTTTCTCTCTGCTTTGGGTGCGAATCGACCCCTTCACATCTGAGGCTACAAAGAGAGCTGCACAAGGTCAGTGTGGTATCAACTGTTAA